From Longimicrobium sp., one genomic window encodes:
- the purN gene encoding phosphoribosylglycinamide formyltransferase, whose translation MPSPPNEPVRVAVLASGGGSNLQALIDRFRGDASPARVELVVGSRAGIGALDRAARAGIAGIVVDPREHGDGHAARLLAALEEHRIGLVVLAGYLSLVPAEVVERFRGRMLNIHPALLPAFGGHGMYGMRVHRAVIESGVRVSGATVHRVDDRYDEGEIVAQWPVPVLPGDTPETLAARVLAVEHRILPMAVEAVARGETLHDTPGGPLCFDLFASPAPPEASVRATLAPIRG comes from the coding sequence GTGCCGAGCCCGCCGAACGAACCCGTGCGCGTCGCCGTCCTCGCATCCGGCGGGGGGAGCAACCTGCAGGCGCTGATCGACCGCTTCCGCGGCGACGCGTCGCCGGCGCGCGTGGAGCTGGTGGTGGGCAGCCGCGCGGGGATCGGCGCGCTGGACAGGGCGGCGCGCGCGGGGATCGCGGGGATCGTCGTGGACCCGCGCGAGCACGGCGACGGTCACGCGGCGCGCCTGCTGGCCGCGCTGGAGGAGCACCGGATCGGGCTGGTGGTGCTCGCGGGATACCTGTCGCTGGTCCCGGCGGAGGTGGTGGAGCGCTTTCGCGGGAGGATGCTCAACATCCACCCCGCGCTCCTGCCTGCGTTCGGCGGGCACGGGATGTATGGGATGCGCGTGCACCGCGCGGTGATTGAATCGGGCGTGCGCGTGTCGGGCGCGACGGTGCACCGCGTGGACGACCGCTACGACGAGGGCGAGATCGTGGCGCAGTGGCCCGTCCCCGTGCTCCCGGGCGACACGCCGGAGACGCTCGCCGCGCGGGTGCTGGCGGTGGAGCACCGCATCCTCCCCATGGCCGTCGAGGCGGTGGCGCGCGGCGAGACGCTGCACGACACCCCTGGCGGCCCCCTCTGTTTCGACCTGTTCGCGTCGCCCGCGCCCCCGGAGGCATCGGTGCGCGCGACGCTGGCCCCCATCCGCGGCTGA
- the purH gene encoding bifunctional phosphoribosylaminoimidazolecarboxamide formyltransferase/IMP cyclohydrolase translates to MPRALLSVSDKTGLLPFARALAERGWTLLSTGGTARALREGGLSVTEVSEVTGHPEMMDGRVKTLHPAVHAGLLGRRANADDMEQMRAQGYEPIDLVAVNLYPFRETVARPDVTLDDAIENIDIGGPSMLRSAAKNHASVWVVVDPADYDAVLAGLESDDAGLRRRLAVKVFDHTSSYDRAIAGYLGEGTSLNLSLEKVQDLRYGENPDQRAAFYRDADAGGAGLAAMKQLHGKELSFNNLIDVDAALLAVSAWEGEALAACAIVKHTTPCGIAVGADPAEAYNKALQTDPTSAFGSVIAFNAEVTEQAAVLLRPNFVEAIVAPSFAEGALRLLTEKKNLRLLTIPAAGGGAGETDFKRVRGGFVAQDRLSMRFPEDAWRVASERAPTGEEMDDLRFAWRAVATVKSNAILLARGGMALGIGAGQMSRVDSSRIAVMKAHDNGFDLAGAALASDAFFPFRDGVDAAAQAGVRAIIQPGGSVRDDEVIAAANEHGIAMVFTGRRLFRH, encoded by the coding sequence ATGCCCCGTGCACTGCTGAGCGTTTCGGACAAGACCGGACTCCTCCCCTTCGCGCGGGCGCTGGCGGAGCGCGGATGGACCCTTCTCTCGACCGGCGGCACCGCGCGCGCCCTCCGCGAAGGCGGCCTCTCCGTCACCGAGGTGAGCGAGGTGACGGGGCATCCGGAGATGATGGATGGGCGCGTGAAGACGCTGCACCCCGCCGTTCACGCGGGGCTGCTCGGGCGGCGCGCGAACGCGGACGACATGGAGCAGATGCGGGCGCAGGGTTACGAGCCGATCGACCTCGTGGCCGTCAACCTGTACCCCTTTCGCGAGACGGTGGCGCGCCCCGACGTCACGCTGGACGACGCCATCGAGAACATCGACATCGGCGGCCCGTCGATGCTGCGCTCGGCCGCCAAGAACCACGCGAGCGTCTGGGTCGTGGTGGATCCAGCCGACTACGACGCCGTGCTCGCGGGCCTCGAGTCGGACGATGCGGGGTTGCGGCGGCGCCTGGCGGTCAAAGTCTTCGACCACACCTCGTCGTACGATCGTGCCATCGCGGGCTATCTGGGCGAGGGCACGTCGCTGAATCTGTCGCTCGAAAAGGTGCAGGACCTCCGCTACGGCGAGAACCCGGATCAGCGCGCGGCGTTCTATCGCGATGCGGACGCGGGCGGCGCGGGGCTGGCGGCGATGAAGCAGCTTCACGGGAAGGAGCTGTCGTTCAACAACCTGATCGACGTGGACGCCGCGCTCCTCGCCGTCTCCGCGTGGGAGGGGGAGGCGCTGGCGGCGTGCGCCATCGTCAAGCACACCACGCCGTGCGGCATCGCCGTCGGCGCGGACCCGGCGGAGGCGTACAACAAGGCGCTCCAGACCGATCCCACCAGCGCGTTCGGCTCCGTGATCGCCTTCAACGCCGAGGTGACGGAGCAGGCGGCCGTCCTCCTCCGCCCCAACTTCGTGGAGGCGATCGTCGCGCCCTCGTTCGCGGAGGGCGCGCTGCGGCTGCTGACCGAGAAGAAGAACCTCCGCCTCCTCACCATCCCCGCGGCGGGCGGCGGGGCGGGGGAGACGGACTTCAAGCGAGTGCGCGGCGGGTTCGTGGCGCAGGACCGCCTCTCGATGCGCTTCCCCGAGGACGCGTGGCGAGTCGCTAGTGAGCGCGCGCCGACGGGGGAGGAGATGGACGATCTGCGCTTCGCCTGGCGTGCGGTAGCGACGGTGAAGTCGAACGCGATCCTGCTGGCGCGCGGGGGGATGGCGCTGGGGATCGGGGCGGGGCAGATGAGCCGCGTGGACTCGTCGCGCATCGCGGTGATGAAGGCGCACGACAACGGCTTCGACCTGGCGGGCGCCGCCCTCGCCTCCGATGCCTTCTTCCCCTTCCGCGACGGCGTGGACGCTGCGGCGCAGGCCGGGGTCCGCGCCATCATCCAGCCCGGCGGCTCGGTTCGTGACGACGAGGTGATCGCCGCGGCCAACGAGCACGGGATCGCGATGGTGTTTACGGGGCGGAGGCTGTTCAGGCACTGA